In Clostridium swellfunianum, a genomic segment contains:
- a CDS encoding putative HNHc nuclease, translating to MQTLWQPIQVLGIKEQDNRTILQVAIQAPKEDILRYSSNGILQGELKLDDGKLITAEQRKKIFVTIKDFSLYTGYDAEYARHLLTLAFCYENNIEPFSLSDCSLEIAREFISYLIEFFLDNDIPLSQTAIERTDDIGKYLYLCIKKSICCCCGKQGVVYSLSNDYKISLCNIHHDEAKIKGLQRFEMLYKVYGINIKDKSNP from the coding sequence ATGCAAACATTGTGGCAGCCTATACAAGTGCTAGGAATAAAAGAACAAGATAATAGGACAATCCTCCAGGTTGCTATACAGGCTCCTAAGGAGGATATCCTAAGGTATTCAAGCAATGGAATACTGCAAGGAGAATTAAAACTAGATGATGGCAAGCTAATAACAGCAGAGCAGCGTAAGAAGATATTTGTAACGATAAAAGATTTTAGTTTATACACTGGTTATGATGCGGAGTATGCAAGGCATTTATTAACACTAGCTTTCTGTTATGAAAATAATATAGAACCTTTTAGCTTATCAGATTGTAGCTTAGAGATAGCTAGAGAGTTTATAAGCTATTTAATAGAATTTTTCTTAGATAATGACATACCACTTTCACAAACAGCAATAGAGCGTACAGATGATATAGGAAAGTATTTATATCTATGTATAAAAAAATCTATATGTTGTTGTTGCGGTAAGCAGGGAGTTGTTTATAGCTTAAGTAATGACTATAAAATTAGTTTATGTAACATTCATCATGATGAAGCGAAAATAAAGGGATTACAGAGGTTTGAGATGCTGTATAAGGTTTATGGAATAAATATAAAAGACAAAAGCAACCCCTAA
- a CDS encoding uridine kinase family protein — protein MKPLVLGIAGASGSGKSTFSEILLKELTEYKVVTIRTDNYFKAKLPKIISPVSQNEYDDYNHPESVDYKKIITDLNNFILKEYDIIIIEGIMIFYFEEIRRLLDLKIFIELDSDERMYRRIKRNMSLWGLKMKEIADYYLEAAKHREREYIIWTKMFADIIINGNNFEPIPLEVITSWIRNRTIKR, from the coding sequence ATGAAACCTTTAGTTTTAGGAATTGCTGGGGCTTCGGGTAGTGGAAAGTCAACATTTAGTGAAATTCTATTAAAAGAATTAACGGAGTATAAGGTTGTAACAATTAGAACAGACAATTATTTTAAGGCAAAATTACCTAAGATTATATCTCCAGTTTCGCAGAATGAGTACGATGATTATAATCACCCTGAAAGCGTTGATTATAAAAAAATTATAACAGACTTAAATAATTTCATTCTAAAGGAATATGATATTATTATTATTGAAGGTATAATGATATTTTATTTTGAAGAGATAAGAAGGCTATTAGATCTTAAAATATTCATAGAATTGGATTCTGACGAACGGATGTATAGAAGGATTAAAAGAAATATGTCTTTATGGGGACTAAAAATGAAGGAAATAGCGGATTACTACCTCGAAGCAGCTAAACATAGAGAAAGAGAATATATTATTTGGACAAAAATGTTTGCAGACATTATAATAAACGGAAATAATTTTGAACCGATTCCATTAGAAGTAATAACGAGCTGGATTAGAAACAGAACTATTAAGAGATAA
- a CDS encoding RusA family crossover junction endodeoxyribonuclease, with product MIRLIIPGEPMGKGRPRLGKFGAHTPVKTLNYENLVKEIFMINGLKLIPDKPQLKAVISCYYSIPESASKKKKELMKNKEIRPTKKPDCDNVAKIILDSLNKIAYADDSQIVELTVNKWYSQNPRVEVEIDKL from the coding sequence ATGATTAGATTAATTATTCCTGGAGAACCAATGGGCAAAGGTAGACCAAGATTAGGAAAATTCGGGGCCCATACTCCTGTAAAAACTCTAAATTATGAAAATCTTGTTAAAGAGATATTTATGATAAATGGACTTAAGTTAATACCTGATAAACCGCAGTTAAAAGCTGTTATAAGCTGCTATTATTCAATCCCTGAGTCGGCAAGTAAAAAGAAAAAGGAATTGATGAAAAATAAAGAGATAAGACCTACTAAAAAACCTGACTGTGATAATGTGGCCAAGATAATCTTAGATTCATTAAATAAAATAGCATATGCAGATGATAGTCAAATAGTAGAGTTAACAGTTAATAAGTGGTACTCGCAGAATCCGAGGGTAGAAGTTGAAATTGATAAACTTTAA
- a CDS encoding replication terminator protein yields METKFNLETLAGGAFTERVNQALKEVAENILDPNTDHKFKRKVTIDLTFVTKEDRDLTEVDIVAKTRLAPRTSVHTKILLDKNFDGEVIASEFKKQVAGQIFIKVDSETGEILNDKEEKEATDLKGLQLVK; encoded by the coding sequence ATGGAAACAAAATTTAATCTGGAGACGCTTGCCGGTGGAGCTTTCACTGAGAGAGTCAATCAAGCACTTAAGGAGGTAGCTGAAAACATTTTAGATCCCAATACTGACCACAAATTCAAGAGAAAAGTGACTATAGATCTTACTTTTGTAACCAAGGAGGACAGAGATTTAACAGAGGTTGATATAGTTGCTAAGACCAGGCTGGCTCCAAGGACTTCAGTACATACTAAGATTCTATTAGATAAGAATTTTGATGGTGAAGTAATTGCTTCAGAGTTTAAGAAACAAGTAGCCGGACAGATATTCATCAAGGTAGATTCTGAGACGGGTGAAATTTTAAATGATAAAGAAGAAAAAGAAGCGACAGATCTCAAAGGTCTGCAGCTAGTAAAATAA